A window from Dehalobacter sp. DCA encodes these proteins:
- a CDS encoding ISNCY family transposase produces MKLEMSKQEARKVTIIEELLAGHLLNKQAAGLLNLSVRQVQRLKVEATANGVMSILHKNRGRKPANALDPKLALNIIEIYEKELINYNFCHATDVLAEDKGIFVSVSTVSRHLKASGIRSPKAKRRPKKHRSRNARKREGELVQMDASSYDWLGNDSYLHLHGAVDDATGRILALHFEKEETFEGYCELMFQMNQDGHLPREIYTDGRTVFAYDSKTKKKLTLDEELTGKVERQPHFARALRETKILLIIAKSAQAKGGIERLWETLQDRLPKDMKRKGINSIEQANEFLRQYIPYYNRKFSVQAASMEKAYLPKQDLAAFQLTFAIHETRKLDSGLSFSYRGQKYRLPISKDNKEIPASPHDTITVATSKHIGMQVLFKGLVIKPEPLNTQPKESIIHISQPDNSTNCLPSETLIKPKNKTNSPWFGYTEIFYSKKLRDDISAAQLSPYQGDIIADY; encoded by the coding sequence ATGAAATTAGAAATGAGCAAGCAAGAAGCAAGAAAAGTAACCATTATCGAAGAATTATTGGCAGGCCATTTATTAAACAAACAAGCAGCAGGGCTTCTAAATCTCAGCGTCAGACAAGTACAGCGGTTGAAAGTGGAGGCCACCGCCAATGGGGTCATGAGCATTCTGCATAAAAACAGAGGACGTAAGCCTGCTAATGCCTTAGATCCAAAGTTAGCCTTGAACATCATTGAGATTTACGAAAAGGAATTGATCAACTATAACTTTTGCCATGCTACCGATGTTCTCGCTGAAGACAAGGGGATATTTGTCTCTGTCAGCACTGTTTCAAGACATCTAAAAGCCAGTGGTATTCGATCCCCAAAGGCCAAACGAAGACCGAAGAAACATCGGTCAAGAAATGCCCGTAAACGTGAAGGAGAACTCGTTCAGATGGATGCTTCCAGTTATGATTGGCTGGGCAATGACTCCTACCTGCACCTTCATGGTGCTGTAGATGATGCCACAGGTCGTATTCTAGCTCTTCATTTCGAAAAGGAAGAAACCTTTGAAGGGTATTGTGAGTTGATGTTTCAGATGAATCAAGACGGCCATTTGCCAAGGGAAATTTACACCGATGGTAGAACAGTCTTTGCTTATGACAGTAAAACAAAAAAGAAACTGACACTAGATGAAGAACTAACTGGTAAAGTCGAGCGTCAACCCCACTTCGCAAGAGCTCTCAGAGAAACCAAAATTCTACTTATCATTGCCAAGTCTGCACAAGCTAAAGGGGGGATTGAAAGGCTCTGGGAAACTTTGCAGGATCGTTTGCCTAAAGATATGAAGCGTAAAGGCATTAATTCAATTGAACAGGCTAATGAATTCCTGAGGCAATATATTCCCTATTACAACCGCAAATTCTCCGTCCAGGCTGCCAGCATGGAAAAGGCCTATTTGCCCAAACAGGATTTGGCTGCATTTCAGTTAACCTTTGCTATACATGAAACAAGAAAGCTTGATTCAGGCCTTTCCTTTTCTTATAGAGGTCAGAAATACCGGTTGCCAATTTCTAAGGATAATAAAGAAATCCCTGCATCCCCTCATGACACGATTACTGTAGCAACCAGTAAACATATCGGAATGCAGGTTCTTTTCAAGGGCCTTGTGATTAAACCAGAACCGCTTAATACTCAGCCTAAGGAAAGTATAATACATATCTCTCAGCCGGACAACTCTACTAATTGCCTACCTTCTGAGACTTTAATTAAACCTAAAAACAAAACTAATTCCCCTTGGTTTGGCTATACCGAAATTTTCTATTCCAAGAAACTTAGGGATGACATTTCTGCTGCACAGTTATCACCCTATCAGGGTGACATTATCGCAGACTATTGA
- a CDS encoding prepilin peptidase: METFFMEHIWLTYLGLFIVGIAAGRFLKILIRRNMDEEHRNFPSKPVVEILNALLYCAVFWKYGFSVETLGFIILGSILLLIAFVDFKTMLIPNWTVLLILVLGILFAFFNRDVSWLERLIGFFGAGLGLLLIYILSRGGIGGGDIKLMAAAGFFLGWKLTLWAMLVGSIIGGVFGVIILASGKGQLKTAIPYGPFLVIGIIGSILFGNEMILWYWSLLIR; the protein is encoded by the coding sequence ATGGAAACGTTTTTTATGGAACATATTTGGCTGACCTATTTGGGTTTATTTATCGTCGGGATTGCTGCCGGAAGATTTTTGAAAATATTAATTAGAAGAAACATGGATGAGGAACACAGAAATTTCCCATCCAAACCGGTCGTGGAAATCCTGAATGCGCTGCTGTACTGCGCTGTATTCTGGAAGTATGGTTTTTCTGTGGAGACACTGGGTTTTATAATTCTTGGTTCCATCCTTTTGCTGATTGCTTTCGTCGATTTTAAGACTATGTTGATCCCCAACTGGACTGTCCTCTTGATTCTGGTTCTGGGCATTCTGTTTGCCTTCTTCAATCGGGATGTCTCCTGGCTGGAGAGGCTGATTGGCTTCTTTGGAGCTGGATTGGGTTTGCTGCTGATCTATATATTATCGAGAGGCGGCATAGGTGGCGGAGATATCAAGCTGATGGCCGCAGCAGGCTTTTTTCTGGGCTGGAAACTAACGCTTTGGGCAATGCTTGTCGGGTCAATCATCGGCGGAGTCTTCGGGGTGATTATTCTGGCCAGCGGCAAAGGACAATTAAAGACTGCGATTCCATATGGACCATTTTTAGTAATAGGTATCATAGGAAGCATTCTTTTTGGCAATGAAATGATTTTGTGGTATTGGAGTTTATTAATACGCTAA
- a CDS encoding GspE/PulE family protein: MPETMRKLGQLLVESEVITTKQLEDALEMQSKTSKKLGEILIEMKSITEKQLLRVLEFQYHIPYYDLGETPIDPLATGLITEGMVRKHSLIPIKKENNVLIVAMVDPLDFYAIDDVKRATRLDIKPAMATASDIMNAIERYYGKESAEKAIEELKQTYDLVDFSGIDDQFGDEVTNAPVVRLVNSVIQHAIKTNASDIHIEPSDNEMRIRYRIDGELQEAMKTSKAAHQAIVTRIKIMGQMDIAEKRLPQDGRIEVSIDGNNVDLRLSILPTVHGEKIVIRVLGMRNSTYTKSELGFTAENLELFDRIIKSPNGIILVSGPTGSGKTTTLYAVMRELNKPTANIITVEDPVEYRMDGINQVQVNTKAGLTFASGLRSILRQDPDIIMIGEIRDSETAQIAIRSAITGHLVLSTIHTNDAASSILRLVDMGIESYLVSSAVVGLMAQRLVRKICTKCKTSYRPEHAEMMLLKLREPQPLYKGTGCPACNYTGYHGRTAIHEIIPINKDIREMVNRGVTPDQIRHIAGRFGYISLRDTCTRLVLDGTTTTEELLKVTYSIE; encoded by the coding sequence ATGCCGGAAACGATGCGGAAATTGGGACAGCTTTTAGTTGAATCAGAGGTGATTACTACTAAGCAGCTCGAAGATGCCTTGGAGATGCAGTCCAAAACCTCTAAAAAACTGGGCGAGATCCTGATTGAAATGAAATCCATTACAGAAAAACAGCTACTCAGAGTACTGGAATTTCAATATCATATTCCATACTATGATCTAGGTGAAACTCCGATTGATCCTCTTGCTACGGGACTGATTACAGAAGGAATGGTCAGAAAGCATTCCTTGATACCGATCAAGAAGGAAAATAATGTGCTGATCGTTGCCATGGTCGACCCGCTGGACTTTTATGCGATCGATGATGTCAAACGGGCCACCCGTCTTGACATTAAGCCTGCCATGGCTACCGCGTCGGATATCATGAATGCGATCGAGCGCTATTATGGCAAGGAAAGCGCTGAAAAAGCGATTGAAGAACTGAAACAAACGTATGACCTTGTTGACTTTTCGGGAATTGACGATCAGTTTGGCGATGAGGTGACGAATGCCCCTGTCGTAAGACTGGTTAATTCCGTGATTCAGCACGCGATCAAGACCAATGCCAGTGACATTCATATTGAACCGTCTGACAATGAAATGCGGATCCGCTACCGGATAGACGGAGAACTTCAGGAAGCCATGAAAACATCTAAAGCGGCTCACCAGGCCATCGTCACCAGAATTAAGATCATGGGGCAAATGGATATTGCTGAGAAGCGCCTGCCCCAGGATGGCAGAATCGAAGTCAGCATTGACGGCAATAACGTCGACCTCAGGCTTTCCATACTTCCGACTGTCCACGGAGAAAAGATTGTTATCCGCGTGCTTGGAATGAGAAACAGTACATATACCAAATCTGAGCTGGGCTTTACTGCTGAAAATCTTGAGCTGTTTGACCGGATTATTAAAAGTCCGAATGGGATCATCCTTGTTTCCGGCCCCACCGGTTCCGGAAAAACGACGACACTTTACGCAGTCATGCGGGAATTGAATAAACCAACTGCCAATATCATCACCGTAGAAGACCCTGTTGAATACCGGATGGATGGGATTAATCAGGTTCAAGTCAATACCAAAGCCGGCCTGACTTTTGCCTCAGGACTGCGGTCGATTTTGCGTCAGGACCCCGACATTATCATGATTGGGGAGATCCGTGATTCGGAGACAGCCCAGATTGCGATCCGTTCAGCCATCACCGGCCACCTGGTCTTAAGCACTATCCACACCAACGACGCAGCTTCCTCGATCCTCCGGCTTGTCGATATGGGAATTGAATCTTATCTTGTTTCTTCCGCTGTTGTCGGCCTGATGGCACAGAGACTTGTCCGTAAAATATGCACGAAATGCAAAACTTCATACCGACCGGAACATGCGGAAATGATGCTGCTGAAACTGCGAGAACCCCAGCCGCTATACAAAGGGACTGGATGTCCTGCCTGTAATTACACAGGCTATCACGGCAGAACTGCCATCCATGAAATCATTCCGATCAACAAGGATATCCGCGAGATGGTTAACCGGGGTGTAACTCCTGATCAAATAAGACATATTGCCGGCCGCTTTGGCTATATTTCGCTTCGTGATACCTGTACCCGTCTGGTTCTGGACGGAACCACCACCACGGAAGAATTATTAAAAGTAACCTATAGTATTGAATAG
- a CDS encoding type IV pilus twitching motility protein PilT: protein MNLNIRDLLLMSLELKASDLHITTGLPPMFRINGILTPMANAKYLSPLDTKELVDELMDEPVKNRLQQKGEVDFSYTIPGISRFRVNVYSQRKSMAAAIRVIVPDIPSINELGLPDILKDLAMKPRGLILVTGPTGSGKSTTLAAMVRHMNTHRNSHVITIEDPIEYLHAHNQCMINQREIGDDTHTFADALRSALREDPDVILVGEMRDLETINTALMASETGHLVLSTLHTSSAATTIDRIIDVFPPNQLQQIKVQLASVLQGIICQQLLPTLEGTGRVAAMEALIVNDAVRNMIREGKTHQIDTVIQTGIKVGMAPMDYSLANLVKRKMVTLEEAKSRCVNPELFSKYLDQPYIF, encoded by the coding sequence ATGAATCTAAATATCAGGGACTTACTTTTAATGTCATTGGAACTGAAAGCTTCTGACCTCCACATCACAACCGGCCTTCCCCCAATGTTCAGAATCAATGGTATCCTGACTCCGATGGCAAACGCCAAGTATTTGTCTCCGTTGGACACCAAAGAGCTTGTCGACGAACTGATGGATGAACCCGTGAAAAACCGTTTGCAGCAAAAGGGAGAAGTTGACTTTTCCTATACGATCCCTGGTATCAGCCGTTTCAGGGTTAACGTCTACAGCCAGCGGAAAAGCATGGCAGCCGCGATCAGGGTCATTGTTCCTGATATTCCAAGCATAAACGAACTGGGACTTCCCGATATCCTGAAAGACCTCGCGATGAAACCCAGAGGTCTGATCCTGGTCACAGGTCCGACCGGTTCCGGTAAATCCACTACCCTTGCTGCCATGGTGCGCCATATGAATACGCACCGCAACAGTCACGTCATTACCATCGAAGACCCGATCGAATATTTGCATGCCCATAATCAATGTATGATAAACCAGCGTGAGATAGGTGACGATACCCATACCTTTGCAGATGCTTTACGGTCTGCACTGCGTGAAGACCCCGATGTTATCCTGGTCGGTGAAATGCGCGACCTTGAGACGATCAACACGGCCCTGATGGCTTCAGAAACAGGCCACCTGGTCTTGTCCACACTCCATACTTCATCCGCAGCGACTACCATTGACCGGATCATCGATGTCTTTCCGCCGAATCAGCTGCAGCAAATTAAAGTTCAGCTGGCATCTGTTCTTCAGGGCATTATCTGCCAGCAGCTGCTGCCTACTCTTGAGGGTACCGGACGTGTTGCAGCGATGGAAGCTCTCATCGTCAATGACGCTGTCCGGAATATGATCCGCGAAGGTAAAACCCACCAGATTGATACGGTCATCCAGACTGGCATCAAAGTCGGTATGGCCCCGATGGATTATTCTCTGGCGAATCTGGTTAAGCGGAAGATGGTAACCCTCGAGGAAGCAAAATCGAGATGTGTGAATCCAGAACTGTTCTCGAAGTATCTTGATCAGCCGTATATTTTCTAA